The Flaviramulus sp. BrNp1-15 genome has a window encoding:
- a CDS encoding RagB/SusD family nutrient uptake outer membrane protein, with translation MKNYKNKITKGLLLILLVFGANSCGDSYLEEVDRYSIDSESYFNSEDDYYNALVGVYDLLQSTYVNVMLGEIASDNTLCGGESPTDVVGFQQIDDMIHTPVNSNLRDIWNWMYAGVNRANFLLEFQDKTDFEGREIIIGEARFLRAYYYFELVKWFGPIPIKETRFELGDETSVPRSPVADVYKLIEDDLKYAVDNLNYTAPEVGRVTKGAAQALLGKAYLYQNKFSDAAIILDNLIVNGPYDLVTDYNSIFENAGENGIESVFEVQYSDAEGAGFECLQCSEGNVAVGFNGIRNYSGPMFDSGFSFNVPTQEVVDEFEDGDLRKDVAILDINEWAIQTGATFGTGNEHTGYFNRKYIARKGDLNTGDQNLTNPNNYRAIRFADVLLMAAEAYNRGGIDDTKAQGFLNRVRERAFGMPNDITSTGAALTDAIAHERRVELVGEGHRFFDLVRTGRGSEIDGFTTGKNEVFPIPIEEIQFSNGNWEQNPNY, from the coding sequence ATGAAAAATTATAAAAACAAAATAACAAAAGGACTCTTACTAATACTATTAGTTTTTGGAGCTAATTCTTGTGGAGATTCTTATTTAGAAGAAGTAGATAGATACAGTATAGATTCAGAAAGCTATTTTAATTCAGAAGATGATTATTACAATGCACTAGTAGGTGTTTACGATTTATTACAATCTACTTACGTTAATGTAATGTTAGGTGAAATAGCATCAGACAATACACTTTGTGGAGGTGAAAGTCCTACAGATGTTGTAGGCTTTCAGCAAATAGACGATATGATTCACACACCGGTAAACAGTAATTTACGAGATATCTGGAATTGGATGTACGCTGGTGTTAATAGAGCTAATTTCCTTTTAGAATTTCAGGATAAAACTGATTTTGAAGGAAGAGAAATTATTATTGGAGAAGCGCGCTTTTTAAGAGCCTATTATTACTTTGAATTAGTAAAATGGTTTGGTCCTATTCCTATTAAAGAAACACGTTTTGAATTAGGCGACGAAACTTCGGTTCCAAGATCTCCTGTTGCAGATGTATATAAATTAATTGAAGATGATTTAAAATATGCTGTAGATAATTTAAACTATACTGCTCCAGAAGTTGGTAGAGTAACAAAAGGTGCAGCACAAGCTTTATTAGGAAAAGCCTACTTATACCAAAATAAATTTTCTGATGCTGCTATAATACTTGATAATTTAATTGTTAATGGACCGTATGATTTGGTTACCGATTATAATTCAATTTTTGAAAATGCTGGTGAAAATGGTATAGAATCTGTTTTTGAAGTACAATACTCAGATGCAGAAGGTGCTGGTTTTGAGTGTTTACAATGTAGTGAAGGAAATGTAGCAGTAGGATTTAACGGTATTAGAAATTATTCTGGTCCAATGTTCGACTCTGGATTTAGTTTTAATGTACCAACTCAAGAAGTTGTTGATGAATTTGAAGATGGCGATTTACGTAAAGATGTAGCCATTTTAGATATTAATGAATGGGCAATACAAACAGGAGCTACATTCGGTACAGGAAATGAACACACTGGTTATTTCAATAGAAAGTATATTGCCAGAAAAGGTGATTTAAACACTGGAGATCAAAACTTAACAAATCCTAATAATTACAGAGCTATTCGTTTTGCAGATGTTTTATTAATGGCTGCCGAAGCTTACAACAGAGGTGGCATTGATGATACTAAAGCCCAAGGCTTTCTAAACAGAGTTCGTGAAAGAGCTTTTGGAATGCCAAATGATATTACATCAACAGGTGCTGCTCTAACCGATGCTATTGCACACGAAAGACGTGTAGAACTTGTTGGAGAAGGTCATCGTTTTTTCGATTTAGTTAGAACCGGTAGAGGCTCAGAAATTGATGGGTTTACAACGGGTAAAAACGAAGTATTTCCTATTCCTATTGAAGAAATTCAATTTTCTAATGGAAACTGGGAACAAAATCCAAACTATTAA
- a CDS encoding family 16 glycosylhydrolase, giving the protein MKNIKYYIGILITLAVASTSCQDDDVSVGDIIAPTGVTITAEILGVDAANPNGDGSGLVNFTATANNEITYQFNFGDGKTGVAPSGEITHRFTNTGINKYTVVVNAVGTGGQTSSASVEVEVYSSFTDTEAENLLAGELVGDSKTWYWAADLPVHVGLGPVEDDYGNGEFAYEAWWNGIQPFDEEKYCMYSGEFVFTRTDNGLTFEQTVGPAFVPGAYADAIGVDGDVCHDETVATTMFGVKNVSFLPSTSKAALEGSYNDEPYRGTSFEISDGGFMGWYVGASTYDIISVTEDMLQVRIIQTGNGFAWYQIFTSSKPSEESEAFESVYDNLVWSDEFDTPGAPDATKWTYDYGAGGWGNGELQTYTDNAENVTIEDGFLKITAKADGAGGYTSTRLKSQDLNEFTYGRVEVRAKLPAAQGTWPAIWMLGANIDTVGWPACGEIDIMEQTGQDKNETSGALHFTGNSGGNAVTQGISNATSTTEFHNYTVEWTATVIKLLVDDTVFLTFENTPDSAFNADFFMILNVAMGGSLGGTVDPSFTEDTMEIDYVRVYQ; this is encoded by the coding sequence ATGAAAAACATTAAATATTATATTGGAATACTTATAACACTTGCAGTAGCATCTACTAGTTGTCAAGATGATGACGTATCTGTAGGTGATATTATAGCGCCAACAGGTGTTACAATAACTGCCGAAATTTTAGGAGTGGATGCAGCAAACCCTAATGGAGATGGAAGTGGTCTTGTTAATTTTACTGCTACCGCTAATAATGAAATTACGTATCAGTTTAATTTTGGAGATGGCAAAACCGGTGTAGCTCCTTCTGGAGAAATTACCCATAGATTTACAAATACTGGTATTAATAAATATACAGTGGTAGTAAATGCTGTTGGAACTGGAGGACAGACATCAAGCGCATCTGTAGAAGTTGAAGTTTATAGTTCTTTCACTGATACTGAAGCAGAAAACTTATTAGCTGGAGAGCTAGTTGGTGATTCTAAAACTTGGTATTGGGCTGCAGATTTACCTGTTCACGTTGGTTTAGGTCCTGTAGAAGATGATTATGGCAATGGTGAATTTGCCTATGAAGCATGGTGGAATGGCATTCAACCATTTGATGAAGAAAAATATTGTATGTATAGTGGTGAATTTGTTTTTACTCGTACAGACAATGGGTTAACCTTTGAGCAAACTGTTGGGCCTGCATTTGTACCTGGCGCTTATGCCGATGCAATTGGAGTAGATGGTGATGTTTGTCATGATGAAACTGTTGCTACAACTATGTTTGGAGTTAAAAATGTATCATTTTTACCATCTACATCAAAAGCTGCATTAGAAGGTTCTTATAATGATGAACCTTATAGAGGTACAAGCTTTGAAATTTCAGATGGTGGCTTCATGGGATGGTATGTAGGTGCAAGTACTTATGATATCATTTCTGTAACAGAAGATATGCTACAAGTTAGAATTATTCAAACTGGAAATGGATTTGCATGGTATCAAATATTTACATCAAGTAAACCAAGCGAAGAAAGTGAAGCATTTGAATCTGTTTACGATAATTTAGTTTGGTCAGATGAATTTGACACACCTGGTGCACCTGATGCAACAAAATGGACCTATGATTACGGTGCAGGTGGCTGGGGTAATGGTGAATTACAAACCTATACCGATAATGCAGAAAATGTTACAATAGAAGACGGATTTCTAAAAATAACAGCTAAAGCTGATGGCGCTGGAGGATATACTTCTACAAGATTAAAATCTCAAGACTTAAACGAGTTTACATATGGTCGTGTTGAGGTAAGAGCAAAATTACCAGCGGCACAAGGTACATGGCCAGCAATATGGATGCTTGGAGCTAACATTGATACTGTTGGTTGGCCAGCTTGTGGAGAAATAGATATTATGGAACAAACAGGTCAAGATAAAAATGAAACATCTGGAGCCTTACACTTTACAGGTAATTCTGGAGGTAATGCTGTAACTCAAGGCATTTCAAATGCTACATCTACAACAGAGTTTCATAACTATACTGTTGAATGGACTGCAACTGTAATAAAATTACTTGTTGATGATACCGTGTTTTTAACATTTGAAAACACACCAGATTCAGCATTTAATGCAGACTTTTTCATGATTTTGAATGTTGCTATGGGTGGAAGTTTAGGCGGTACCGTAGATCCTTCATTTACTGAAGACACTATGGAAATAGACTACGTAAGAGTATATCAATAA
- a CDS encoding triple tyrosine motif-containing protein, which yields MRLIKYIIFSLILLTQVTLLAQERPPIEIFSTEDYGAETQNWSIAQSKEKHIYAANNKGLLEYNGANWQLYLSPNETILRSVNVIDELIYTGANSEFGYWQRNEFGLLFYISLSQALKIDFLEDEEFWNIVSIDDYILFQSLKRIYIYSKTNNSYEVIDSETIIYKIFKVDNSIYFQKTKDGIYKIENGEAKLVSNHPIVQNNRLVNIFSKDEKLLIETENNGFYILENDSLAKWEISANNVLSQISVFRSIQLKDKSFILGTRSSGVLHLTQDGKIDYNINNIHGLSNNTVHWAFEDAENNIWLALENGINCVNIKSPFRIYKDNDGKIGTVHTSIVYNNNLYLGSNQGLFYKQLDSDEDFKLVDNIQEAVWCLVEIDNALFCGHDTGTSIVNNNTSEKINGIQQGTWSIRPIDGRNDLLLQGNYDGLYVLQKINNQWNFRNKIQGFDRSSKFFEIFDNHIFVSHEYNGVFKIEVNDDFNKALEVNKITSIDKGLNSSLIKYKGDLLYTFKEGVFKYDFIKNEFAKDSILSKLFKREEYTSGKLLFEDKTNTLWSFSKNDLNYLTSSSLSSNPKLNNVPFSKSLPRGLTGYENISHLKNKQYLIGSSTGFVLMDIDKIQKKSYDITINSVSKNSINSSPEIVDKSTTGFFKNKYNNVEFTYSVVEYEKYLDTEYQYLLEGIYGKWSDWSSNPIALFKNLPHGDYTFKVRARVGNTLTNNIASYSFNIENPWYLTKLMIALYALMVLLFSLFMHNVYKRYYRKQREKLLNKTKNELELKELENRQQLMRFNNDKLRQDIENKNRELGISTMSLIKKNEFLNTIKKELQNAEDKKSIKNVIKIIDRNLNNADDWHVFEEAFNNADKDFLKKIKHLHPSLTSNDLRLCAYLRLNLSSKEIAPLLNISPRSVEVKRYRLRKKMDLPHESSLTDYILDI from the coding sequence TTGAGACTCATTAAATATATTATTTTCAGTTTAATTTTATTAACTCAAGTTACGCTTTTAGCACAAGAACGTCCGCCAATTGAGATATTTTCTACTGAAGATTATGGTGCAGAAACTCAAAATTGGTCAATCGCTCAATCAAAAGAAAAACATATTTATGCTGCTAATAACAAAGGTTTACTTGAATACAATGGAGCAAATTGGCAGTTATATCTCTCGCCTAACGAAACTATTTTACGTTCTGTAAATGTTATTGATGAATTAATTTATACTGGTGCGAATAGTGAATTTGGTTATTGGCAAAGAAACGAATTTGGGTTATTATTTTACATTTCATTATCTCAAGCACTTAAAATTGATTTTTTAGAAGATGAAGAGTTCTGGAATATTGTTAGCATTGACGATTATATTCTATTTCAATCTTTAAAGAGAATCTATATTTATAGTAAAACTAACAATTCTTATGAAGTTATTGACTCAGAAACAATCATCTATAAAATATTTAAAGTAGATAATAGTATTTATTTTCAAAAAACAAAAGATGGAATTTATAAAATTGAGAATGGTGAGGCTAAATTAGTTTCTAATCATCCTATTGTACAAAATAATAGGCTGGTTAATATTTTTAGTAAAGACGAAAAACTTTTAATTGAAACAGAAAATAATGGGTTTTATATTTTGGAAAATGATTCACTTGCAAAATGGGAAATATCAGCAAATAATGTACTTTCTCAAATAAGTGTATTTCGTAGTATTCAATTAAAAGATAAAAGCTTCATTTTAGGAACAAGATCTAGTGGTGTATTACATTTAACACAAGACGGTAAAATTGATTATAACATAAATAACATTCATGGTTTAAGTAATAATACTGTGCATTGGGCTTTTGAAGATGCAGAAAACAACATATGGCTGGCATTAGAAAATGGTATTAATTGTGTAAATATTAAATCTCCTTTTAGAATTTACAAAGACAATGATGGAAAAATAGGCACTGTACACACATCAATTGTCTATAATAACAATTTGTATTTAGGTTCAAACCAAGGTCTTTTTTATAAACAATTAGATTCAGATGAAGATTTTAAATTAGTTGATAACATCCAAGAAGCTGTTTGGTGCTTAGTTGAGATTGACAATGCTTTATTCTGTGGACACGATACTGGAACATCTATTGTAAATAACAATACTTCAGAAAAAATTAATGGAATTCAACAAGGCACTTGGTCTATTAGACCTATTGATGGAAGAAATGATTTATTGCTACAAGGTAATTATGACGGACTATATGTACTTCAAAAAATAAATAATCAATGGAATTTTAGAAATAAAATTCAAGGTTTTGATCGCTCTAGTAAATTTTTTGAAATCTTTGATAATCATATTTTTGTAAGTCATGAATATAATGGTGTTTTTAAAATTGAAGTAAATGATGATTTCAATAAAGCCTTAGAAGTCAACAAAATTACATCTATAGATAAAGGATTAAATTCTAGCTTAATTAAATATAAAGGTGATTTACTATACACATTTAAAGAAGGTGTTTTTAAATATGATTTTATAAAAAATGAGTTTGCTAAGGATTCTATACTAAGTAAATTATTTAAGAGAGAAGAATATACCTCAGGAAAACTTTTATTTGAAGATAAAACAAATACACTCTGGAGCTTTTCTAAAAATGATTTAAACTACCTAACATCTAGCTCATTAAGTAGTAATCCAAAATTAAATAATGTCCCTTTTTCTAAATCGTTGCCTCGTGGTTTAACTGGCTATGAAAATATTTCTCATTTAAAGAATAAGCAGTATTTGATAGGTTCGTCTACAGGATTTGTACTTATGGACATAGATAAAATACAGAAAAAATCATATGATATAACTATTAATTCGGTATCAAAAAACAGTATTAATTCATCTCCTGAAATTGTAGATAAATCAACTACAGGCTTTTTTAAAAATAAATATAATAATGTTGAGTTTACTTATAGTGTTGTAGAATATGAAAAATATCTTGATACAGAATACCAATATCTCTTAGAAGGCATCTATGGCAAATGGAGTGACTGGTCTTCAAACCCCATTGCGCTATTTAAAAACTTACCTCATGGAGATTATACTTTTAAAGTAAGAGCACGGGTAGGAAATACACTAACAAACAATATTGCATCATATAGTTTTAACATCGAAAATCCTTGGTATTTAACCAAATTAATGATTGCGTTATATGCACTTATGGTCTTGCTTTTTTCTTTATTCATGCATAACGTTTATAAAAGATATTACAGAAAACAAAGAGAAAAACTACTTAATAAAACAAAAAATGAGCTCGAGCTAAAAGAGCTTGAAAACAGACAACAACTTATGAGATTCAATAATGATAAGTTGAGACAAGATATTGAAAACAAAAATAGAGAGTTAGGCATTTCTACCATGAGTTTAATAAAAAAGAATGAATTTTTAAATACTATAAAAAAGGAATTACAAAATGCCGAGGACAAAAAAAGCATTAAAAATGTTATTAAAATTATTGATAGAAATTTAAATAATGCTGACGATTGGCATGTATTTGAAGAAGCATTTAATAATGCCGATAAAGACTTTTTGAAAAAAATAAAACATTTACATCCATCATTAACTTCAAACGATTTAAGACTTTGTGCATATCTTAGACTAAATCTATCTTCAAAAGAAATAGCTCCACTACTCAACATTTCCCCAAGAAGTGTAGAAGTTAAACGTTATAGGTTAAGAAAAAAGATGGATTTACCTCATGAATCAAGTTTAACAGATTATATTTTAGATATTTAA
- a CDS encoding TonB-dependent receptor, producing the protein MRHTLFKILTLFFIAYSSAQNITVNGIVQDETGFPIPGANVILKGTSNGASTDFDGNFTLNEVKIGSTISISYIGYITQEIVIANNSKLTIQLQEDLAQLDEVVVVGYGTQKKKDVTGAVSIVNAETLEDLRPIDAAQALQGTSAGVSVTSPSGSPGGGFNILIRGISSNGDNGPLVIIDGYKGDLNTINPSDIETFSILKDAQAAIYGIEGANGVVLVTTKSGRKNSAAKISYNGYTGLQQTTRELPYLNATEYAILLNESYAANGQALPFSNVSGLGAGVDWQDELFETSPITSHNLSVTGGGEKSTYYFGGSILEQDGIIASDKSNFQRANAKIKLGFDLTEKLKFTTSANYFNTNRQTIGENALGTPLFNALNYAPTYSLNQEDLSGFLGNEVINPLSQIANTYNEYNGNSIEGTFQLDYKPIEGLKITSRIGLKSYSDKGKSFAPIVNYGSGKVFNNDRSSVNQTRNTYRTYTWETFANYSKTFYENHNTSFTIGTSAQRDWGDGLNATGFDVPNNSWEFADISLANGLSEAKSTGSFIYDNRLSSYFGRVQYDYKGKYLLSGLIRRDGASDFAPDNRTDYFSSVTAGWKISDEPFLENSEIINFLKLRASYGNLGNNAGGDLYRALLTGEATYVFGGALVSGVATGRIPTPDSVWESAEKLDIGLDINLFDNKLEVVADYFIDNRNRLLISGLPVSGIIGASAPGAGLPTTNAGSTRNKGIEVFLNYKQVISDDVSFGISYNVTKIDGEVTAVKDGIISEGGSFSVGQPAISRLEVGQPIGYFYGLKTDGIFQNQAEVDAHPSQVELGSAAAPGDIRYVDTNNDGEITIEDRTYIGKPQADYIMGLNLSFDYKNFDFGAYMYAELGKETVRNYERDQPNVNRLNLYLNRWTGEGTSNTVPRTSVGSTTNKLFSDFYVEDSSFLRIQNIQLGYSLPTNVVEKLGMSKFRIYASVNNAFTFTKYNGYDPAARGVNQDGVLDVFSGGIDYGFYPISRQFILGLNLSI; encoded by the coding sequence ATGAGACACACGCTATTTAAAATTCTAACCTTATTCTTTATAGCATATTCCAGTGCACAGAACATTACTGTGAATGGAATAGTTCAAGATGAAACCGGGTTTCCTATTCCAGGAGCTAATGTTATCTTAAAAGGAACAAGTAATGGTGCCAGTACAGACTTTGACGGTAACTTTACTTTAAACGAGGTTAAAATTGGCTCTACAATTTCCATAAGTTATATTGGGTATATAACACAGGAAATAGTAATCGCAAATAATTCTAAGTTAACCATTCAACTTCAAGAAGATTTAGCGCAATTAGATGAAGTCGTTGTTGTTGGCTATGGAACACAAAAGAAAAAAGATGTTACAGGGGCAGTATCTATTGTAAATGCTGAAACATTGGAAGATTTAAGACCTATTGATGCTGCACAAGCATTACAAGGTACTTCTGCCGGAGTATCTGTTACATCTCCTTCAGGCTCTCCTGGTGGTGGCTTTAATATTTTAATTAGAGGTATCAGTTCTAACGGAGATAATGGTCCTCTAGTTATAATTGATGGTTACAAAGGAGACTTAAATACTATTAATCCAAGTGATATTGAAACATTTTCAATATTAAAAGATGCTCAGGCTGCTATATATGGTATTGAAGGTGCAAATGGTGTGGTATTAGTTACAACTAAAAGTGGTAGAAAAAATTCTGCTGCAAAAATTAGTTATAATGGCTATACAGGCTTGCAACAAACTACACGAGAATTACCTTATTTAAATGCTACCGAATATGCAATTCTGTTAAATGAAAGTTATGCAGCAAACGGTCAAGCTTTACCATTTTCTAATGTAAGTGGTTTAGGAGCTGGTGTTGATTGGCAAGATGAGCTTTTTGAAACTTCTCCAATTACAAGTCATAATTTATCAGTTACTGGCGGTGGTGAAAAAAGCACCTATTATTTTGGTGGTTCTATTTTAGAACAAGACGGTATTATTGCTAGCGACAAATCTAATTTTCAAAGAGCTAATGCTAAAATTAAATTAGGGTTTGACCTTACTGAAAAATTAAAATTTACAACCTCAGCAAACTATTTTAATACCAACAGGCAAACAATTGGAGAAAATGCTTTAGGGACACCTCTTTTCAATGCTCTAAACTATGCTCCTACTTATAGTTTAAATCAAGAAGATCTTTCAGGGTTTTTAGGAAACGAAGTTATAAACCCTTTATCTCAAATTGCTAATACTTATAATGAGTATAATGGCAATTCGATTGAAGGTACTTTTCAACTAGATTACAAACCTATTGAAGGCTTAAAAATTACATCTCGTATTGGTTTAAAATCTTATAGTGATAAAGGAAAATCTTTTGCTCCAATCGTTAATTATGGTTCAGGTAAAGTTTTTAATAATGATAGAAGTAGTGTAAACCAAACTAGAAACACTTATAGAACTTATACATGGGAAACGTTTGCTAATTACAGTAAAACATTTTACGAAAACCACAATACCTCATTTACCATTGGTACGAGTGCACAACGCGATTGGGGAGACGGATTAAACGCAACTGGTTTTGATGTACCAAACAATTCTTGGGAATTTGCAGATATTTCTTTAGCTAATGGTTTAAGTGAAGCTAAAAGTACAGGTTCTTTTATTTATGATAACAGATTATCTTCTTATTTCGGAAGAGTTCAATATGATTATAAAGGTAAATATTTATTATCTGGTTTAATTCGTAGAGATGGCGCTTCAGATTTTGCACCAGACAATAGAACAGATTACTTTTCATCAGTTACTGCTGGTTGGAAAATATCGGACGAACCTTTTTTAGAAAATTCAGAAATCATTAACTTTTTAAAATTAAGAGCTAGTTATGGTAATTTAGGTAATAATGCTGGTGGCGATTTATACAGAGCTCTATTAACAGGAGAAGCAACTTATGTTTTTGGTGGCGCTTTAGTTTCTGGAGTCGCTACAGGTAGAATTCCAACTCCAGATTCAGTTTGGGAATCTGCCGAAAAATTAGATATTGGATTGGATATAAATCTATTTGACAACAAACTTGAAGTTGTAGCAGATTATTTTATTGATAACAGAAACAGATTGTTAATTAGCGGTTTACCTGTTTCAGGTATTATTGGTGCTTCTGCTCCCGGTGCTGGTTTACCTACCACCAATGCAGGTTCAACCAGAAATAAAGGAATTGAAGTATTTCTAAATTATAAACAGGTCATTTCCGATGATGTATCCTTTGGAATAAGTTATAATGTTACTAAAATTGATGGTGAAGTAACCGCAGTTAAAGATGGGATTATTTCAGAAGGTGGCTCATTTAGTGTAGGACAACCAGCCATTTCCAGATTAGAAGTAGGACAACCTATTGGATATTTTTATGGTTTAAAAACCGATGGCATATTCCAAAATCAAGCCGAAGTTGATGCACACCCATCACAAGTAGAGTTAGGTTCTGCTGCTGCTCCTGGGGATATTCGTTATGTAGACACAAATAATGATGGAGAAATAACTATAGAAGACAGAACTTATATTGGTAAACCTCAAGCAGATTATATTATGGGATTAAACCTGAGTTTTGATTATAAAAACTTCGATTTTGGTGCTTATATGTATGCAGAATTGGGTAAAGAAACCGTTCGTAATTATGAGCGTGATCAACCAAACGTAAACAGATTAAATCTTTATTTAAATAGATGGACTGGTGAAGGCACTAGTAATACCGTGCCTAGAACATCTGTGGGATCGACAACCAATAAATTATTTTCAGATTTTTATGTTGAAGATTCTTCTTTCTTAAGAATCCAAAATATACAATTAGGGTATTCACTGCCAACTAATGTTGTTGAAAAACTGGGTATGAGCAAATTCCGTATATACGCATCAGTAAACAATGCATTCACTTTTACAAAATATAACGGTTATGATCCAGCTGCAAGAGGTGTAAATCAAGATGGTGTATTAGATGTATTTAGTGGTGGAATAGATTATGGTTTTTACCCAATTTCAAGACAGTTTATTTTAGGTTTAAATCTATCAATATAA